In Thermothelomyces thermophilus ATCC 42464 chromosome 4, complete sequence, a single genomic region encodes these proteins:
- a CDS encoding kinase-like protein: protein MYFNRLAHTAYLSRLGSRNSLRMASTILGASGREYIQGEVLQRDPKDNKARIFKAGCGNESFVFKHVSQPFYDLSQHLALEFAGSSRLRVHVDANQDERILVYPYFRNTLLALIKEDPDFPPAERVKVLRVVAEAIQELHSKDWIHNDVKPDNILVDWACDEDGNKTVTKAALGDFDIALKLEGAKPLYGPHAVGNAMWRSPEAQTGRGVTKASDVFSFGLVCIYALGGGDFLLPHNYEELVERGISPEQEILTRHFAYFGPVTEGLLKQIDSEVWSRALKAASRTGQLAVEDDPLLRFERWGEGLGPAAVDMISGMTRLDPAARMTMEQVLEHPWWTEE from the exons ATGTATTTCAATCGCCTTGCCCACACAGCATACCTCAGTCGACTGGGTTCTCGTAACAGCCTCAGAATGGCTTCCACAATTTTGGGAGCATCAGGCCGCGAGTACATCCAAGGCGAGGTTCTCCAGCGCGATCCCAAGGATAACAAAGCTCGCATCTTCAAAGCCGG GTGCGGAAATGAGTCTTTTGTCTTCAAGCACGTGTCTCAGCCCTTCTATGATCTGTCACAGCACCTCGCACTGGAGTTTGCAGGTTCTAGTCGGCTGCGGGTGCACGTGGATGCCAACCAGGACGAGCGAATCCTGGTGTATCCATACTTCAGGAACACGCTCCTTGCCTTGATCAAAGAAGACCCAGACTTTCCTCCGGCAGAAAGGGTCAAAGTCCTGCGAGTTGTTGCGGAGGCGATTCAAGAACTTCATTCCAAAGACTGGATCCACAACG ATGTGAAACCTGACAACATCCTGGTGGACTGGGCCTGTGACGAAGATGGCAACAAGACGGTCACCAAGGCGGCGCTCGGCGATTTTGACATTGCGCTCAAGCTGGAGGGTGCCAAGCCGCTATACGGCCCTCATGCCGTGGGTAATGCCATGTGGCGGAGCCCTGAAGCCCAGACCGGACGGGGCGTGACAAAGGCGTCTGACGTCTTTTCATTTGGACTCGTA TGCATCTATGCTCTTGGAGGCGGCGACTTCCTGCTCCCGCACAACTACGAGGAGCTGGTGGAGCGAGGAATTAGCCCAGAGCAGGAGATCCTGACCAGACACTTTGCTTATTTCGGGCCCGTGACCGAGGGGCTCCTGAAGCAAATCGACAGCGAGGTTTGGTCCAGGGCTCTGAAGGCCGCGTCGAGGACGGGACAGCTCGCAGTGGAGGATGACCCTTTGCTTAGGTTCGAGCGCTGGGGGGAGGGCCTGGGGCCCGCGGCTGTCGACATGATATCCGGAATGACAAGGCTTGACCCGGCCGCCAGGATGACGATGGAGCAGGTCCTAGAACATCCTTGGTGGACGGAGGAGTAA